The Erythrolamprus reginae isolate rEryReg1 chromosome 5, rEryReg1.hap1, whole genome shotgun sequence genome window below encodes:
- the SLITRK3 gene encoding SLIT and NTRK-like protein 3 has translation MKPSVADPPRQRRMLWITLLSTIAVAWTTPIPLIEDSEEIEEACFDPCYCEVKESLFHIHCDNKGFINISQITESWSRPFKLYLQRNSMRRLYTNSFLHLNNAVSINLGNNALQDIQTGAFNGLKILKRLYLHENKLDVFRNDTFLGLESLEYLQADYNVIKRIESGAFRNLSKLRVLILNDNLIPMLPTNLFKSVSLTHLDLRGNRLKVLSYRGMLDHIGRSLMEIQLEENPWNCTCEIVQLKSWLERIPYTALVGDITCETPFHFHGKDLREIKRNKLCPMLSDSELVSAGVPQLPSSKENAWPTKPSSMLSSFHFTASSVEYKTSIKQPKPTKQPRAPKPPPTPRGLYPAPNQPPIAAYQTRPPIPIICPTGCSCSLHINDLGLTVNCKERGFHNISELLPRPINAKKLYLSGNLIQKIYRSDFWNFSSLDLLHLGNNRISYVQDGAFINLPNLKSLYLNGNDIERLTPGMFRGLQCLHYLYFEYNQIREIQPAAFSLMPNLKLLFLNDNLLRTLPTDAFAGTSLARLNLRNNKFLYLPVAGVLEHLNAIVQIDLKLNPWDCMCDLVPLKQWIETISSVIVVGDVLCASPENLTNRDVRSVELEVLCPEMLHVATASPAPPPSGHPSPTSPSPYELPPAGGGPVPLSVLILSLLVLFFSAVFIAAGLFAFVLRRRRKKLPFRNKQRQEALDLTGIQMQCHHLFEEAGGGGGGGMSASPEKAPPMGHVYDYIPHPVTQMCNNPIYKPREDDEVIAGESGQPGDILLGGGSGGSTCVGEQFADPTKESGNSSCYRTLLEKEKEWNLAVSSSQLNTIVTTNHHPHPPPPGGGIGVGIPLLGELALVPPVFHHEKNGGVVLFPPTGAVVDNRERPPLVPPCSVGFVDCLYGTVPKLKELHVHPPGMQYPDLQQDARLKETLLFSAELS, from the exons ATGAAGCCTTCCGTGGCAGACCCACCCCGTCAGAGAAGGATGCTGTGGATTACCCTTCTAAGCACAATTGCAGTAGCGTGGACTACCCCCATTCCTCTAATTGAGGATTCAGAGGAAATTGAGGAAGCTTGCTTTGATCCTTGTTACTGCGAAGTCAAAGAGAGCCTTTTTCATATACACTGCGACAACAAGGGATTTATAAATATTAGCCAGATAACGGAATCATGGTCAAGACCTTTCAAACTTTACCTGCAGAGAAACTCCATGAGAAGATTATACACAAACAGTTTTCTCCACTTGAACAACGCTGTTTCTATTAACCTTGGCAACAACGCACTGCAAGACATTCAGACGGGGGCCTTTAATGGGCTCAAAATTCTGAAGCGACTGTACCTGCATGAGAATAAACTAGACGTTTTCCGAAATGATACTTTCCTGGGATTAGAGAGTCTGGAATATCTGCAGGCAGATTACAATGTCATCAAGCGGATTGAAAGCGGGGCATTTCGAAACCTGAGTAAACTCCGGGTCCTGATCTTAAATGACAACCTAATTCCCATGCTTCCGACCAATTTGTTTAAGTCGGTGTCCCTGACTCACTTGGACTTGCGTGGCAATAGGTTGAAAGTACTTTCGTATCGAGGGATGCTGGACCACATTGGTAGGAGCTTGATGGAGATTCAGTTAGAAGAGAACCCTTGGAACTGTACTTGTGAAATAGTTCAGCTGAAGAGCTGGCTGGAGCGTATTCCATACACTGCCCTTGTGGGAGACATTACGTGTGAGACACCCTTTCACTTCCATGGCAAGGACTTGAGGGAAATCAAAAGGAATAAACTCTGCCCCATGCTATCTGACTCAGAACTTGTCAGCGCTGGTGTCCCTCAGTTACCCTCGAGCAAGGAAAATGCTTGGCCTACTAAACCTTCTTCCATGTTGTCCTCCTTCCATTTCACCGCTTCCTCTGTTGAATATAAAACGTCCATTAAGCAGCCCAAGCCAACAAAACAGCCCAGGGCTCCCAAACCGCCACCTACACCTCGAGGCCTGTACCCTGCACCCAACCAGCCTCCGATCGCTGCATACCAGACGAGGCCACCCATACCCATCATATGTCCTACCGGCTGCTCTTGTAGTTTGCACATCAACGATTTGGGCCTAACTGTCAACTGCAAGGAAAGAGGTTTCCATAATATTTCTGAGCTCTTGCCCAGGCCCATCAATGCCAAGAAGCTCTACCTGAGTGGGAATTTGATACAAAAAATTTACCGTTCAGATTTCTGGAATTTTTCTTCCCTGGATCTTCTGCATCTCGGGAACAATCGGATCTCGTATGTGCAGGATGGGGCTTTTATCAACTTGCCTAATCTGAAAAGCCTATACTTGAATGGCAATGACATTGAGAGATTGACCCCAGGCATGTTCAGAGGTCTGCAGTGTTTGCATTATCTGTACTTTGAGTACAATCAGATCAGGGAGATCCAACCTGCCGCCTTCAGTCTCATGCCTAACCTGAAGCTACTCTTCCTCAACGACAATCTTCTGAGGACCCTGCCTACTGATGCCTTTGCTGGCACGTCTCTGGCCAGACTCAACTTGCGGAACAACAAATTCCTTTACCTGCCTGTGGCTGGTGTGTTGGAGCACCTTAATGCTATTGTCCAGATTGACCTGAAGCTCAATCCTTGGGATTGCATGTGTGACCTGGTGCCTCTCAAGCAGTGGATCGAGACGATCAGTTCTGTCATTGTGGTGGGGGATGTCCTTTGTGCCAGCCCAGAGAACCTTACTAATAGAGATGTCCGCTCTGTGGAGTTGGAGGTGCTGTGTCCAGAAATGTTACATGTTGCCACTGCCTCACCAGCTCCACCGCCATCAGGTCACCCAAGTCCTACTAGTCCCTCACCTTATGAGCTACCCCCAGCTGGAGGAGGGCCAGTACCACTCTCTGTGCTCATCCTTAGTCTACTTGTGCTGTTTTTCTCTGCAGTCTTCATTGCTGCAGGCTTGTTTGCCTTTGTCTTACGCCGACGGCGCAAGAAGCTTCCTTTCCGGAACAAACAGCGGCAGGAAGCCCTTGACTTAACGGGCATCCAGATGCAATGTCATCACCTCTTTGAGGAGGCAGGtggtggaggaggtggtggaaTGAGCGCATCCCCGGAGAAGGCGCCCCCTATGGGTCATGTTTATGACTACATCCCGCATCCGGTAACCCAGATGTGCAACAATCCCATCTACAAGCCGCGCGAAGACGATGAAGTTATAGCAGGAGAATCTGGGCAACCCGGGGACATACTTCTAGGAGGTGGCAGCGGAGGAAGTACCTGTGTTGGGGAACAGTTTGCTGACCCCACTAAGGAGAGTGGGAACAGTAGCTGCTATAGGACCTtgctggagaaggagaaggaatggaaTCTGGCAGTGTCCAGCTCGCAGCTCAACACCATAGTGACAACCAACCATCACCCACACCCTCCGCCACCTGGAGGAGGAATTGGTGTGGGGATTCCTCTCTTGGGGGAGCTAGCCCTGGTGCCGCCTGTCTTCCACCATGAGAAGAACGGTGGGGTAGTACTCTTCCCTCCTACTGGTGCCGTTGTAGACAATCGGGAGAGGCCCCCCTTGGTCCCTCCATGCTCAGTGGGCTTTGTGGACTGCCTGTATGGCACGGTGCCCAAATTAAAGGAACTGCACGTGCACCCCCCTGGCATGCAATATCCAGACCTACAACAGGACGCCAGACTGAAAGAAACTCTTCTCTTCTCAGCTG AACTGAGTTGA